The following coding sequences lie in one Lysobacter capsici genomic window:
- a CDS encoding LEA type 2 family protein, giving the protein MKAGAWVRIVGLTMMVALLTSCGTGPVRRVSEPAARIQQLTVHANGSWAVEVRIENFSSIPMRFDRFDLQLKLGEDAAGQLQAQPGLSIGPESADVIKVELTPSSAAKLAIADALSGGRSLNYSLKGDIFATPDEAKQRTYTIERSSALSPAPGLPGVMR; this is encoded by the coding sequence ATGAAAGCAGGGGCCTGGGTGCGGATAGTCGGTCTGACGATGATGGTGGCGCTGCTGACCAGTTGCGGCACCGGGCCGGTCCGCCGCGTCTCCGAGCCGGCCGCGCGCATTCAGCAGCTGACCGTGCATGCCAACGGCAGTTGGGCGGTGGAAGTGCGGATCGAGAACTTCAGCAGCATCCCGATGCGCTTTGACCGCTTCGACCTGCAGCTCAAGCTCGGCGAGGACGCCGCCGGCCAGTTGCAGGCCCAGCCGGGCCTGTCGATCGGCCCCGAATCGGCCGACGTGATCAAGGTCGAGCTGACCCCGAGCAGCGCAGCCAAGCTCGCCATCGCCGACGCCCTGTCCGGCGGCCGCAGCCTCAACTACAGCCTCAAGGGCGACATCTTCGCCACCCCCGACGAAGCCAAGCAGCGCACCTACACCATCGAGCGCAGCAGCGCGCTGAGCCCGGCGCCTGGGTTGCCTGGGGTGATGCGGTAA
- a CDS encoding serine/threonine-protein kinase: protein MSEPTATGIYTQHSLKPGAMLAGRFRIEALLGVGGMGVVYRARDTALDVEVALKLLRPELAARGDAFERFRQELLTARQVSSPRVVRIHDLIRHEQQWLIGMDLIDGEALDKRLDRDGALPLDDAIAIARQIAEGLAAAHARGVIHRDLKPANVLIDRAGDAYISDFGVARSLAGSGLTQTGAIVGTPDYLSPEQARGEPSDGRSDLYALGLILHEMLTGKMPFDGGTISEILAQRMLRTPPPVSRLRADTPVWLVRLVDRLLRSQPAHRLQSAQAVMQAIDTRHVARDWRPDKKLWIAAVSAALLAALAAGMWLWRSPSPTTASAVSATPVAATLHRIVVSPLQAPAGAVDAAQARAFTALLREALATLPGLAVVDDERSQQAIRQLDPSGAAPPSAADLARIARADRIVSLQLSRHEGQWRMQAQLHDGAAAPRIVATGDGATALRAFNELIASQRLTDLPGVRASPPPLPLPSSDAALRAYGAGLIARQNSDIAAAIAGFSEATAQAPNFVSAWLALADANQAAGDLDAAYAALENSPQPGQGNAPMQAYVSAQRAQLDGDAQAATNYWRQRVRTTPDDTYAALGLARALGAGGDPAGAIAQSRTLSERDPDDPRAWFERGKFSILHGQAQQAVDDYLVRALVLYKRSGNRYGEGETVNALGIGYARLGQNDHAQAQYRQAVELRRAVGNRRGLATSLRNLGNVLVLTGQFDEAQRSLQQARELHAALDDRHGLAAVENELGLLAEERGDYPGALAAFRRALSAWQQAGDAGGTAQALNDIGFAHYQLGAYDDAEAYLQQSQAAYAKLDDETGRIRTAQNLGQLATARGQWPLARERLHSSLRDALAKQMMEEAAVSRRNLAELELMQGHLGAALEQAAQADALFRQRSDARGQVDVGLLRTQALLRADADHQARKRLAELTAQIAAASSEQRGIAALLQAELARRANDRDGARRALAEAQRDAQASGVRLLQLQVALQAAGDARLPAAVDAQIAALGHAGLRLQWTQARMRDALARHDPTAALRIYRDIQPVLRRGDNLEAAALHTLAAGAARAAGDKTLAATAENDAATARQRLREQLPPALRAGAERAALAQTPPHAPPQAEPDIATPRP, encoded by the coding sequence GTGAGCGAACCGACCGCGACCGGCATCTACACCCAGCACAGCCTCAAGCCTGGCGCGATGCTGGCCGGCCGCTTCCGCATCGAAGCGCTGCTCGGCGTCGGCGGCATGGGCGTGGTCTACCGCGCCCGCGACACCGCGCTCGACGTCGAGGTGGCGCTGAAACTGCTGCGTCCGGAGCTGGCCGCGCGCGGCGACGCGTTCGAACGTTTCCGCCAGGAACTGCTGACCGCGCGTCAGGTGTCCAGCCCGCGGGTGGTGCGCATCCACGACCTGATCCGGCACGAGCAGCAGTGGCTGATCGGCATGGACCTGATCGACGGCGAGGCCCTGGACAAGCGCCTGGACCGCGACGGCGCACTGCCGCTCGACGATGCGATCGCGATCGCGCGGCAGATCGCCGAGGGCCTGGCGGCGGCGCATGCGCGCGGGGTGATCCATCGCGATCTCAAACCGGCCAACGTCCTGATCGACCGCGCCGGCGACGCCTACATCAGCGATTTCGGCGTGGCCCGCTCGCTGGCCGGCAGCGGCCTGACCCAGACCGGCGCGATCGTCGGCACGCCCGACTACCTCTCGCCCGAACAGGCGCGCGGCGAACCCAGCGACGGGCGCAGCGATCTATACGCCCTCGGCCTGATCCTGCACGAAATGCTGACCGGCAAGATGCCGTTCGACGGCGGCACGATCAGCGAAATCCTGGCCCAGCGCATGCTGCGCACACCGCCGCCGGTCAGCCGCCTGCGCGCCGACACGCCGGTGTGGCTGGTGCGTTTGGTCGACCGGCTGCTGCGTTCGCAACCCGCGCATCGGCTGCAAAGCGCGCAGGCAGTGATGCAGGCGATCGATACCCGCCACGTCGCGCGCGACTGGCGGCCGGATAAGAAGTTATGGATCGCCGCGGTGAGCGCTGCGTTGCTTGCTGCGTTGGCTGCGGGCATGTGGCTGTGGCGCTCTCCATCGCCTACGACGGCATCGGCCGTATCGGCGACACCGGTGGCGGCGACGCTGCATCGGATCGTGGTGTCGCCGTTGCAGGCGCCGGCCGGCGCGGTCGACGCCGCACAGGCGCGCGCCTTCACCGCTTTACTGCGAGAAGCGCTCGCCACCCTGCCCGGCCTGGCCGTGGTCGACGACGAACGCAGCCAGCAGGCGATCCGTCAGCTCGATCCCAGCGGCGCCGCGCCGCCGAGCGCCGCCGACCTGGCCCGGATCGCGCGCGCCGATCGCATCGTGTCGCTGCAACTGAGCCGGCACGAAGGACAGTGGCGAATGCAGGCGCAGTTGCACGACGGCGCCGCCGCGCCGCGCATCGTCGCGACCGGCGACGGCGCCACCGCGTTGCGCGCGTTCAACGAGTTGATCGCCTCGCAGCGCTTGACCGATCTGCCCGGCGTGCGGGCTTCGCCGCCGCCGTTGCCGCTGCCTTCGTCCGATGCGGCCTTGCGGGCTTACGGTGCGGGCCTGATCGCGCGCCAGAACAGCGACATCGCCGCGGCGATCGCGGGTTTCTCCGAGGCCACCGCGCAGGCACCGAACTTCGTTTCGGCATGGCTGGCGCTGGCCGATGCGAACCAGGCCGCCGGCGATCTCGACGCCGCCTATGCCGCGCTGGAAAACAGCCCGCAGCCCGGCCAGGGCAACGCGCCGATGCAGGCCTACGTGTCGGCGCAACGCGCGCAACTCGATGGCGACGCGCAGGCCGCGACGAACTACTGGCGCCAGCGTGTGCGCACGACGCCCGACGACACCTACGCCGCGCTCGGCCTGGCGCGCGCGCTCGGCGCAGGCGGCGACCCAGCCGGCGCGATCGCGCAGTCGCGCACGCTCAGCGAACGCGATCCCGACGACCCGCGCGCCTGGTTCGAACGCGGCAAGTTCTCGATCCTGCACGGCCAGGCGCAGCAGGCGGTCGACGACTATCTGGTGCGCGCGCTGGTGCTGTACAAGCGCAGCGGCAATCGCTACGGCGAAGGCGAAACCGTCAACGCGCTCGGCATCGGCTATGCGCGGCTGGGCCAGAACGATCACGCCCAAGCGCAGTACCGGCAGGCGGTGGAACTGCGCCGCGCGGTCGGCAACCGGCGCGGGCTGGCGACCAGCCTGCGCAATCTCGGCAATGTGCTGGTGCTGACCGGCCAGTTCGACGAAGCCCAGCGCAGCCTGCAGCAAGCGCGCGAACTGCACGCCGCGCTCGACGATCGCCACGGCCTGGCCGCGGTCGAAAACGAACTGGGCCTGCTCGCCGAGGAACGCGGCGACTACCCCGGCGCGCTGGCCGCGTTCCGGCGCGCCCTGTCGGCGTGGCAACAGGCCGGCGATGCCGGCGGCACCGCGCAGGCGCTCAACGACATCGGCTTCGCCCACTACCAACTCGGCGCCTACGACGACGCCGAAGCCTATCTGCAGCAATCGCAGGCGGCCTACGCCAAGCTCGATGACGAAACCGGGCGCATCCGCACCGCGCAGAACCTCGGCCAGCTCGCCACCGCGCGCGGGCAATGGCCGCTCGCGCGCGAACGCCTGCACTCCTCGCTGCGCGATGCGCTGGCCAAGCAGATGATGGAAGAGGCCGCGGTGAGCCGGCGCAATCTGGCCGAACTGGAACTGATGCAGGGCCATCTCGGCGCGGCGCTGGAGCAGGCCGCGCAGGCCGACGCCTTGTTCCGCCAGCGCAGCGATGCGCGCGGCCAGGTCGATGTCGGTCTGCTGCGCACGCAAGCGCTGCTACGCGCCGATGCCGACCATCAGGCGCGCAAGCGCCTGGCCGAACTGACTGCGCAGATCGCCGCGGCTTCGTCCGAGCAGCGCGGCATCGCCGCGCTGTTGCAGGCCGAACTGGCGCGGCGCGCGAACGATCGCGACGGCGCGCGGCGCGCGCTGGCCGAGGCGCAGCGCGACGCGCAGGCCTCGGGCGTGCGTCTGCTGCAATTGCAGGTGGCGTTGCAGGCGGCCGGCGATGCTCGCCTGCCCGCGGCCGTGGACGCGCAGATCGCCGCGCTCGGCCACGCCGGCCTGCGCCTGCAATGGACCCAGGCGCGCATGCGCGACGCGCTGGCGCGACACGACCCAACCGCCGCGCTGCGCATCTATCGCGACATCCAACCCGTGCTGCGCCGTGGCGACAACCTCGAAGCCGCCGCACTGCACACGCTGGCCGCGGGCGCCGCGCGCGCGGCCGGCGACAAGACGCTCGCAGCGACCGCCGAGAACGACGCCGCGACCGCGCGGCAACGCCTGCGCGAACAATTGCCGCCGGCCTTGCGCGCCGGCGCGGAGCGCGCGGCGCTGGCGCAAACTCCGCCCCACGCACCGCCGCAAGCCGAACCCGACATCGCAACACCACGCCCATGA
- a CDS encoding S8 family peptidase, whose product MQLSRRTLLKFSALAVGMMASGMSFAEARLGAALETALSTAQAAKPLEVIVSYNQNGPLRASQLQALKLLGIDTGVSMRALPIAGALATPAQIRALAQRGDVLSIHLNKPLTYYNQEARELSGVNRVQANPGDFGRTTPFTGKGVAVMINDSGIDATHADLKYGQRVVQNVQALTNLHSVVDFLPVTVLENQLNTDISSGHGTHCAGTVGGSGAQSAGLYRGVATGADLVGYGSGAVISILDAVGGFDYAISHKNSFASPIKVISNSWGSSGTFDPTDPVSLATYEAYKNGIVSVFAAGNDGPGANTHNPYAQAPWVISVGAGNKDGTLADFSSRGNPGETGSFTMPDGQRWTYVNEPTLVATGVDIVSTRALTGALPLLAIQQDASLGARLPFYTHMSGTSMATPHVAGIVALLFEAKPSLKPLEVKQILSQTANPMAGRQRFEVGSGHVDAYEAVGVANAY is encoded by the coding sequence ATGCAACTCAGCCGCCGCACCCTCCTCAAATTCTCCGCTCTGGCCGTCGGCATGATGGCCAGCGGCATGAGCTTCGCCGAAGCCCGCCTCGGCGCCGCGCTGGAAACCGCGCTGAGCACCGCGCAGGCCGCCAAGCCGCTGGAAGTGATCGTCTCCTACAACCAGAACGGCCCGCTGCGCGCGAGCCAACTGCAGGCGCTCAAGCTGTTGGGCATCGACACCGGCGTGAGCATGCGCGCGCTGCCGATCGCCGGCGCCCTGGCCACCCCGGCGCAGATCCGCGCCCTGGCCCAGCGCGGCGACGTGCTGTCGATCCATCTCAACAAGCCGCTGACCTATTACAACCAGGAAGCGCGCGAGCTGTCCGGGGTCAACCGCGTGCAGGCCAATCCGGGCGACTTCGGCCGCACCACGCCGTTCACCGGCAAGGGCGTGGCGGTGATGATCAACGACTCGGGCATCGACGCCACCCACGCCGATCTCAAGTACGGCCAGCGCGTGGTCCAGAACGTGCAGGCGCTGACCAATCTGCATTCGGTCGTCGACTTCCTGCCGGTGACGGTGCTGGAAAACCAGCTCAACACCGACATCAGCTCCGGTCACGGCACCCATTGCGCCGGCACCGTCGGCGGCAGCGGCGCGCAGTCCGCCGGGCTGTACCGCGGCGTCGCCACCGGCGCGGATCTGGTCGGTTACGGCTCGGGCGCGGTGATCTCGATCCTCGATGCGGTCGGCGGTTTCGACTACGCGATCTCGCACAAGAACAGCTTCGCCTCGCCGATCAAGGTGATCTCCAATTCCTGGGGTTCCTCGGGCACCTTCGACCCGACCGATCCGGTCAGCCTGGCGACCTACGAGGCTTACAAGAACGGCATCGTCAGCGTGTTCGCCGCCGGCAACGACGGCCCCGGCGCCAATACCCACAATCCCTACGCGCAGGCGCCGTGGGTGATTTCGGTCGGCGCCGGCAACAAGGACGGCACCCTGGCCGACTTCTCCTCGCGCGGCAATCCGGGCGAGACCGGCAGCTTCACCATGCCCGACGGCCAGCGCTGGACCTATGTCAACGAACCGACCCTGGTCGCGACCGGCGTCGACATCGTCTCGACCCGCGCCCTGACCGGCGCGTTGCCGCTGCTGGCGATCCAGCAGGACGCCTCGCTCGGCGCGCGGCTGCCGTTCTACACCCACATGAGCGGCACCTCGATGGCGACCCCGCACGTGGCCGGCATCGTCGCGCTGCTGTTCGAGGCCAAGCCCTCGCTCAAGCCGCTGGAGGTCAAGCAGATCCTCAGCCAGACCGCCAACCCGATGGCGGGCCGGCAGCGTTTCGAAGTCGGCAGCGGCCACGTCGACGCCTACGAGGCGGTCGGGGTCGCGAACGCCTACTGA
- a CDS encoding DUF6689 family protein produces MRHTFAPSPAPRRGAAWLAWTLTALWLFAASAQAQTLPISVSASGNHAEASITLPGLPGSPLAEVLLDFEDASGLSAYSLGISARAVSLSEADLLARLPDADTTLQSALPVMVTIEPPRYGGLRFNGTGRVELHTHLLPYAAGSRLRLFKAPVGGAFRDITDEIAAGSVRARGTYGGFSQFLILADLRPTGTVIANKIQRLRNRVDLLPLAERAAFDDLLDDVESALAVSDYAAALAATDDVRGRAQTRAGAYIANTWRATRTHRNHAGELAAGAATLRFSIAFLRDYGP; encoded by the coding sequence ATGAGACACACGTTCGCGCCGTCGCCGGCTCCGCGCCGGGGCGCCGCCTGGCTCGCCTGGACACTCACCGCCCTGTGGCTGTTCGCCGCCAGCGCACAGGCGCAGACCCTGCCGATCAGCGTCAGCGCCAGCGGCAACCACGCCGAGGCGAGCATCACCCTGCCCGGCCTGCCCGGTTCGCCGCTGGCCGAAGTGCTGCTCGATTTCGAGGACGCCAGCGGGCTGAGCGCCTACAGCCTGGGGATCAGCGCGCGCGCGGTCAGCCTCAGCGAGGCCGACCTGCTCGCGCGCCTGCCCGATGCCGACACCACCTTGCAATCGGCGCTGCCGGTGATGGTCACCATCGAACCGCCGCGCTACGGCGGCCTGCGCTTCAACGGCACCGGCCGGGTCGAGTTGCACACCCACCTGCTGCCCTACGCCGCCGGCAGCCGGCTGCGCCTGTTCAAGGCGCCGGTCGGCGGCGCGTTCCGCGACATCACCGACGAAATCGCCGCCGGCAGCGTGCGCGCGCGCGGCACCTACGGCGGCTTCTCGCAGTTCCTGATCCTGGCCGACCTGCGCCCGACCGGCACGGTCATCGCCAACAAGATCCAGCGCCTGCGCAACCGGGTCGACCTGCTGCCGCTGGCCGAACGCGCGGCCTTCGACGACCTGCTCGACGATGTCGAAAGCGCCCTGGCGGTGTCCGACTACGCCGCCGCCCTGGCCGCGACCGACGACGTCCGCGGCCGCGCGCAGACCCGCGCCGGCGCGTACATCGCCAACACCTGGCGCGCGACCCGCACCCACCGCAACCATGCCGGCGAGCTCGCCGCCGGCGCCGCGACCCTGCGCTTCAGCATCGCCTTCCTGCGCGACTACGGCCCGTAG
- a CDS encoding GAF domain-containing protein, with the protein MPARLIAYPPEAAAISRWIPDGSRVQIGRDSDCGLRIDHPTVSRSHAELLHDENGWQLLDLGSKNGSHVDGIEISRARLDPGECWLRFGDVLCEFSVIDEVRAHDQQQRQRAQRDLSAAWTRRIEVERLGIGATAIAVAETRPEAAAPAPVNAAPAHPEPDRRDPGASLADDILRGVVELAGCSRGFLLLAQDGDFIVRASLMLDRDALQQRAFSGSVGAVQRCLAERRPIVVNWIADELWLARRASVLAGGLKSLVCLPLLHAGRVLGAVYADRRGAGEAISEFDLELLCAFADSAALWLLAQRAFDALAPDPAGSAQRWGRIVDAQVTTP; encoded by the coding sequence ATGCCGGCTCGCCTGATCGCTTACCCGCCCGAAGCCGCCGCCATCAGCCGATGGATACCCGACGGCTCGCGCGTGCAGATCGGCCGCGACAGCGACTGCGGGCTGCGCATCGACCACCCGACCGTGTCGCGCAGCCACGCCGAATTGCTGCACGACGAAAACGGCTGGCAGTTGCTCGACCTGGGCAGCAAGAACGGCTCGCACGTCGACGGCATCGAGATCAGCCGCGCGCGGCTCGACCCGGGCGAGTGCTGGCTGCGGTTCGGCGATGTGCTGTGCGAATTTTCGGTGATCGACGAAGTGCGCGCGCACGATCAGCAACAACGCCAGCGCGCGCAGCGCGACCTGTCGGCGGCGTGGACGCGCCGGATCGAGGTCGAACGGCTCGGCATCGGCGCGACCGCGATCGCGGTGGCCGAAACCCGTCCCGAAGCCGCCGCGCCCGCGCCCGTCAATGCCGCGCCCGCACACCCCGAACCCGACCGCCGCGATCCCGGCGCCAGCCTCGCCGACGACATCCTGCGCGGCGTGGTCGAACTGGCCGGCTGCAGCCGCGGCTTCCTGCTGCTGGCGCAGGACGGCGACTTCATCGTCCGCGCCAGCCTGATGCTCGATCGCGACGCGCTGCAGCAGCGCGCGTTCTCCGGCAGCGTCGGCGCGGTCCAGCGCTGTCTGGCCGAACGCCGGCCGATCGTGGTCAACTGGATCGCCGACGAACTGTGGCTGGCGCGCCGCGCCTCGGTCCTCGCCGGCGGCCTCAAGAGCCTGGTCTGCCTGCCGCTGCTGCACGCCGGGCGGGTGCTCGGCGCGGTCTATGCCGACCGCCGCGGCGCCGGCGAGGCGATCAGCGAATTCGACCTGGAACTGCTGTGCGCCTTCGCCGACAGCGCCGCACTGTGGCTGCTCGCGCAGCGCGCGTTCGACGCACTGGCGCCCGATCCGGCCGGGTCGGCGCAACGCTGGGGCCGGATCGTCGACGCGCAGGTCACCACGCCGTGA
- a CDS encoding sensor histidine kinase translates to MNDAAELRELYQQLLERLERNEREFRRLGRAVWKVQEDERRRIARDLHDGVGQNLTVLKHRLHELDAALPTQPAGLRDTVAAALALCGDTLEDTRELSRLLRPPILDDLGLEAALRWLVRSQSQASGARVDLQIDALPELDGELQTLLFRVTQEALTNAAKHAAASHVQVRLQRQGAALSLEIEDDGRGCDPALALGSGGTGLGGMRERLRLYGGRLHMRGAPGAGLRVSAQVPLDYT, encoded by the coding sequence ATGAACGACGCCGCCGAACTGCGCGAGTTGTACCAGCAACTGCTCGAGCGCCTGGAGCGCAACGAGCGCGAGTTCCGCCGGCTCGGCCGCGCGGTGTGGAAAGTGCAGGAGGACGAACGTCGCCGGATCGCGCGCGACCTGCACGACGGGGTCGGCCAGAACCTCACCGTGCTCAAGCATCGCCTGCACGAACTCGACGCGGCCTTGCCGACGCAGCCGGCCGGCTTGCGCGACACCGTCGCCGCCGCGCTGGCGCTGTGCGGCGACACCCTGGAAGACACGCGCGAACTGTCGCGCCTGCTGCGGCCGCCGATCCTCGACGACCTCGGCCTGGAAGCGGCATTGCGCTGGCTGGTGCGCAGCCAGAGCCAGGCCAGCGGCGCGCGGGTCGACCTGCAGATCGATGCCCTGCCCGAGCTCGACGGCGAACTGCAGACCCTGCTGTTCCGCGTCACCCAGGAAGCGCTGACCAATGCCGCCAAGCACGCCGCCGCGAGCCACGTGCAGGTGCGTCTGCAACGCCAGGGCGCGGCGCTGTCGCTGGAGATCGAAGACGACGGCCGCGGCTGCGATCCCGCGCTCGCGCTCGGCAGCGGCGGCACCGGCCTGGGCGGCATGCGCGAACGCCTGCGCCTGTACGGCGGTCGCCTGCACATGCGCGGCGCGCCCGGCGCGGGCTTGCGCGTGAGCGCGCAGGTGCCGCTGGATTACACATGA
- a CDS encoding response regulator: MPSVPVRVLIADDHTMVRESLVQLLRGGGIDVVAQAADGLDTLRQAEATRPDVVVTDLSMPRLSGLEVIRRLYETLPDTRVLVLTMHQEDEYILQAVRAGATGYMVKDSPAAELLAAVHSVHAGKGYFGPQAARALAEQLRHPERDLGDPYGRLTAREREVFHLIAEGLTTKEIARQLSISVKTAENHRARVLDKLGARNTVELVRYALRKRLLD; this comes from the coding sequence ATGCCGTCTGTGCCCGTACGCGTCCTGATCGCCGACGACCACACCATGGTCCGCGAAAGCCTGGTCCAGTTGCTGCGCGGCGGCGGCATCGACGTCGTCGCCCAGGCCGCCGACGGCCTGGACACGCTCAGGCAGGCCGAGGCCACGCGCCCGGACGTGGTCGTCACCGACCTGTCGATGCCGCGCCTGAGCGGGCTGGAAGTGATCCGCCGCCTGTACGAAACCCTGCCCGACACACGCGTGCTGGTGCTGACCATGCACCAGGAGGACGAGTACATCCTGCAGGCGGTGCGGGCCGGCGCGACCGGCTACATGGTCAAGGACAGCCCGGCCGCCGAACTGCTCGCCGCCGTTCACAGCGTGCATGCCGGCAAGGGCTATTTCGGCCCGCAGGCGGCACGCGCGCTGGCCGAGCAACTGCGTCATCCCGAACGCGACCTGGGCGATCCCTACGGCCGCCTGACCGCGCGCGAACGCGAGGTGTTCCACCTGATCGCCGAGGGCCTGACCACCAAGGAGATCGCGCGCCAGCTCAGCATCAGCGTGAAGACCGCGGAGAATCATCGGGCGCGGGTGCTGGACAAGCTCGGGGCGCGCAATACCGTGGAGTTGGTGCGGTATGCGTTGCGCAAGCGGTTGCTGGACTGA
- a CDS encoding DUF6053 domain-containing protein, whose product MRERRCLESVYRRLSGSALLVARRCSFDAIGANSIGAEAPPTRAKALRQKSSSGAGAARSRRKPRGLLWEGLQPRCFPLSHNATPSQAA is encoded by the coding sequence ATGCGAGAGCGTCGATGCCTGGAGTCTGTTTACCGCAGGCTCTCAGGCTCGGCGCTGCTGGTCGCGCGGCGGTGCAGTTTCGATGCGATCGGAGCGAACAGCATCGGGGCTGAAGCCCCTCCCACAAGAGCCAAAGCCCTGCGCCAGAAGTCGTCGTCAGGAGCAGGTGCGGCCAGAAGCAGGCGCAAGCCACGAGGTCTTTTGTGGGAGGGGCTTCAGCCCCGATGCTTTCCGCTCAGCCACAACGCCACTCCATCGCAAGCGGCCTGA
- a CDS encoding acyl-CoA dehydrogenase C-terminal domain-containing protein, which translates to MSTYKAPLTDMRFVLFDLLGAEAQFQRLGYADATRDTLDAVLEEGARFNETVLAPLNSIGDQIGCSHDKATGAVTTPPGFKQAYTQFVEGGWSGLTAEVKFGGQGLPHAAGVPLKEMIDAANLAWGNFPLLSHGATEALLHHGEEWQQDVFLKPLVEGRWTGTMCLTEPHCGTDLGLLKTRAEPQADGSYSISGTKIFITAGEHDLTDNIIHLVLARLPDAPSGSKGISLFIVPKIKVARDGSVGEANAVRCGSLEHKMGIHGSATCVMNFDGAQGYLIGQPNKGLMAMFTMMNTARLAVGLQGLGLSDRALQNALRYSRDRLQMRSLSGTKFPDLPADPIIVHPDVRRMLLTCKALVEGGRAMGYDAALQVDIAHAAPDEKERIEADALIGFMTPIVKACLTEWGVECTYHALQCFGGHGYIAEHGMEQLARDARITTLYEGTTGIQALDLLGRKVMQLQGAGLQVMLAKIEAFCAENEGNAAVAEFVAPLRKIAAEWMQLTMSIGKRAAANADEVGAAAYDYLFYSGYVSLAYWWARSVAAAEASKQSQGFKDSKRETARFYFSRILPRTQAHKAAIDSGVAPLMDLSAEGFGD; encoded by the coding sequence ATGAGCACCTACAAAGCCCCCCTCACCGACATGCGTTTCGTGCTGTTCGACCTGCTCGGCGCCGAAGCGCAGTTCCAGCGCCTGGGTTACGCCGACGCGACCCGCGACACGCTCGATGCCGTGCTCGAAGAAGGCGCGCGCTTCAACGAAACCGTGCTCGCGCCGCTCAACAGCATCGGCGACCAGATCGGCTGCAGCCACGACAAGGCCACCGGCGCGGTCACCACGCCGCCGGGCTTCAAGCAGGCCTACACCCAGTTCGTCGAAGGCGGCTGGTCGGGTCTCACCGCCGAAGTGAAGTTCGGCGGCCAGGGCCTGCCGCACGCGGCCGGCGTGCCGCTCAAGGAAATGATCGACGCGGCCAACCTGGCCTGGGGCAACTTCCCGCTGCTCTCGCACGGCGCCACCGAAGCGCTGCTACATCACGGCGAGGAATGGCAGCAGGACGTGTTCCTCAAGCCGCTGGTCGAAGGCCGCTGGACCGGCACCATGTGCCTCACCGAACCGCATTGCGGCACTGACCTGGGCCTGCTCAAGACCCGCGCCGAACCGCAGGCCGACGGCTCGTATTCGATCAGCGGCACGAAGATCTTCATCACCGCCGGCGAGCACGATCTCACCGACAACATCATCCATCTGGTGCTCGCGCGCCTGCCCGACGCACCGAGCGGCAGCAAGGGCATTTCCTTGTTCATCGTGCCGAAGATCAAGGTCGCGCGCGACGGCAGCGTCGGCGAGGCCAACGCGGTGCGCTGCGGCAGCCTCGAACACAAGATGGGCATCCACGGCTCGGCCACGTGCGTTATGAATTTCGACGGCGCGCAGGGCTATCTGATCGGCCAGCCGAACAAGGGCCTGATGGCCATGTTTACGATGATGAATACCGCCCGCCTCGCGGTCGGTCTGCAAGGGCTTGGCCTGTCCGATCGCGCGCTGCAGAACGCGCTGCGCTATTCGCGCGATCGCCTGCAGATGCGTTCGCTGTCGGGCACCAAGTTCCCGGACCTGCCGGCCGACCCGATCATCGTCCACCCCGACGTGCGGCGCATGCTGCTGACCTGCAAGGCGCTGGTCGAAGGCGGCCGCGCGATGGGTTACGACGCCGCGCTGCAGGTCGACATCGCCCACGCCGCGCCGGACGAAAAGGAACGCATTGAGGCCGACGCGCTGATCGGTTTCATGACCCCTATCGTCAAGGCGTGTCTGACCGAATGGGGCGTGGAGTGCACGTATCACGCGCTGCAATGCTTCGGTGGCCACGGCTACATCGCCGAGCACGGCATGGAGCAGCTCGCCCGCGACGCGCGCATCACCACCTTGTACGAAGGCACCACCGGCATCCAGGCGCTCGACCTGCTCGGCCGCAAGGTCATGCAGCTGCAGGGCGCGGGCCTGCAGGTGATGCTGGCGAAGATCGAGGCGTTCTGTGCCGAAAACGAAGGCAACGCCGCGGTCGCCGAATTCGTCGCGCCGCTGCGCAAGATCGCGGCCGAATGGATGCAACTGACCATGAGCATCGGCAAGCGCGCGGCGGCCAATGCCGACGAAGTCGGCGCGGCGGCGTACGACTACCTGTTCTATTCGGGCTACGTGTCGCTGGCCTACTGGTGGGCGCGCAGCGTCGCCGCCGCCGAGGCCTCGAAACAGTCGCAGGGATTCAAGGACAGCAAGCGCGAAACCGCGCGTTTCTACTTCAGCCGCATCCTGCCGCGCACCCAGGCGCACAAGGCCGCGATCGACAGCGGCGTCGCGCCGCTGATGGACCTGTCGGCCGAAGGCTTCGGCGACTGA